The DNA segment TGTCCCCTTAAAACAATGTGAGGAGTGACTGAGACTTTCTGCTAACTGAACTTGCCAAGTCTCtgaaatgaaaaggtttttgAACCATGGATTCAATGAGTCGGTTGACCCTTTTACTGACCCTGCCTGCCCGTGTCCTAACCAcattctctgtgtctgctgaagagtacatttgtgtgtcagtgtcatgtCTTGAATGCACTTGAGAAACCGTGTCATGTACTGAGTCTGTTAGTTGTGACTTTGTCTCTGTATCAGCGTCTGTGTCTCCTGGAGGTAACTGGGTGTCTGGGTACCCTGAAAGTACATCTGACACGAGTAGTGAGTCTGAGTCAGGCTCTGCAACCATACTGTCCATGTCATTGTCTCTGGTTGAGTAGCTATGGTCACCCCGAGAGCACTGGATACGGTCATCAACAGACTGCTCTTCGTAGTCCAGCTCTAGAGTCCCCTGACTTGACTGGTCTGTCTCAGGCCGTCCTTCACTCAGAACCTCCTGTCTCCTCAGCAAGCCCAGTGACCAACTGAGGAGAACGGCGCGAAGCGACAGGAAGTGGCATCAcgcacaggtcaaaggtcacacagtgaaagcaaaattaacacatttaacacattgtATGCGGGTTACCATGCCACATGACATTAAAGGTGCATTATGCATTCCTGCATGGTTTCAGCgcgattttatttttgtctcaaatcATAGGCATCTCCCCTTGATCCGCTAGCTGCCTGCCCCCAGAATACACTGTGAAAaagcgcggggggggggggcagtgagcAGAGTTGATAGAGTAGCTTGAGTATCTTAACTACTCAACcatatattttgggaaatgacCAAGGCACGGACACAACCAAAGAAAAGACGTTCAGATGAATATATggcgaggaggagagaaatgcaGAAGGAACGAACGAGGACCCGCATTTATATTGGGGAAGGGTTTCAAAGGTGGCGAAACGTCAACAGAAGTGACGtcatgcaggaatgcatagtgCACCTTTAAAACCTTGGGGGAGCAAGGCGCCTTCAGTTTTTTCCGAGTCAGGCAGCTCCGCCCCTGAAGTCACCAGCAGCCCACGTTGACCGTCAAGTCAGCCGAAGTCAAAATCGAACGCACTTAATGAAGCAGCTGATTAGCATAGAGTCGGAGCTGCAGCGTCACTTACCTGCCGTCAGTTTTCACCTGTGTCGTTTCTGTTAAATGAAACAAACGGTACCGTTACGTTCACCCGTCAGAGGACACGTGACTGTCTGTACGCAGTCAGGTTCGGTTGTTGGACCCAGTCACAGTATGAACACTGATGAAAACCTGCTCTCAGGTCTGTGGAACTTCTTCTAAACCACGTGTCGGACCAGGTCCTGATGAACAGGTAGAttctgtgtttacaggtgttaACACCTTTACTGAGTGAAAGACAAAGAATGAAAGGAAGATCAGttcaaatgaaagtaaatgaagatgattaaagttataatgtggatgtgatgatgtgttcaCTGGACTCAGACTCAGTAGAGATGGGGGAGTCTCGGATCATcgtggaggagctgctggctCTTTGTCTTCAGAGGATCAACATGGAGGACAACACTCTGAACACTGAACTGGGTCAGTCTGCTTCATTAGGTCACAACCTGGTCTCTGGACTGAGGCACTGAACCAGGACCAGTTGAACTAGGCTCATTTCAGTAaagtcagtttctttttttcttttttcttgtaatttcttttttattgacaTTCAACATGAATCATATTTCCATACAatgtgtttcacattttaaattgaatgtatATGACATGAATAAAAGGGCATTCAAACAATTTTAAGAAcataaaggtataaaaagaatataaggaataaaaaaaaaaaatcaaataaaattatagtatagttaattaaaagcaagatcataaaaatatgttttctgctgtttcttaAAACTATCAACAGAAGTTAAATACCCACTGTAATCCCTCTTCAATAATCATTTTCTGGTGAGATTCTTTTTACCAGCCACCAGCAGGATATTGATTAAATACTTATCTCTTTTTGACCAGTCATGAGGTATGTGCCCAAAGTATATAGTTTTAATGTCCAGAGGgattacacattttaaaaagtctcTAGTCCTCTTTGATGACAGGGCAGTCCCAGAAAACATGGCAGAGGTTTGCATTTTGACTTCCACAGTTTCTCCAGCAAAAGCGGGAAGACTATTATCATAATGGGATTTTTGGGAGGGTGTGATAAAGTACCTGATCAGGTTCTTCCAACCAAActccctccatttctctgaGCTGGTACACTTCCATTGATACTTTCATATTGTTGTCCATTCTTGCTCCGACATAAGTTTCCCCCCTTCCTTCTCCCATTTTGTCTTAATGTATGAAgttgaatgtgttttaagaTTTAACAGATATTTATATATGCATGAAATAATTTTACTACAAATATCTAAAGTATTGAAACCTCTCTGAACAGTTCTATCAGACATGTATTTGGCTTGGTTACATTTTTAACTTTCATACTAACATAATGTCATATTTGTATATATCAATAGAAGTCCTGTTTTTCTAGTAGGTGTTTCTCTTTAAGAATTTCacttctttatttacattgCATAGAACCGTTATTCCTTTAGCTGTCCAGTCTTTAAATCTAGTATCCAATCTATTCAGTGTGAAATCTGAGTCATATGCACACCATTTAAGGATTACAATACCTCCTCCTTTAGattcttttaaaacatttttccacattttaagATTCCATTTAACCCGTTGATTATCAATAGTATTTATGTAGTTCTGTAAGTAAAATCAGTGTCCTAATCCTAGTTTACAGGCACTGTGTACTGGATGTACAGAGGAACAGACGGTCTGAAGGTCTTGTTTTCACCACATGGAGGCTGTGATGTCAGAAAACTCCAGAGCTTTAAacactcattttattttattgctatAAAATAAATCCCCTGTCGGGTTCCTGTTTGATGCTTATAAGTTGAAATGTTGATGTTCAGATGCTCAGACGGCATGTGGATGAACCTCTGATCCactttaaaaaagtgtttttagttCGTTTAAATCCAGAATAATGTCAAATAAACCTGGTGAAGTCAAGACATTTCCTTAATACTCTGATCAGTTTCAGGGTgtagagtgattttttttttttgtctgatctTTCAGAGTTGGTTGAAGTGGTGAGAAACTTTGAGGCGATGAGGAAGAGATGGATGCACGCTGAGCTGGAGCTGAAGAAGTACAAAGAGCTGCTGGTGAAGTCTGATGTGGCCAAAGCTGCTCTGGAGGTCAAACTGAAACACGCTCGAAACCAGCTGGACGTGGAGATGAAGAAACGTTACAAGGTCGAGGCTGACTACCAGTACCTGGTGAGTCCCAACAGGAGGGGAAGAGGTTAGGTTCAATGTGAGCAGTAAAAGAGAGGATGACTCATGGCCTGCGGTCGAAAGTCAAATAATCTCCTCTCTAAGCATTTTTCCTCGACTTcaatggaaaacatcatgaggtcaaggaaaggtGTGAAGGAGACTTCATAAGGATTTAGGAAAAGTGCGTAGAGAAAATCCCACTGTACTACTACTACCTCTATTTCTAACACATGGAGGATAAGTCCTCCcttaaccacaaaaacaaacatgactgaaatgttgaaataagaaaacatgaaagggACAAAAATTCAAATAGAGAAAGTTCAGCCATTAAAGTAATGTtcaaatagaaataatgaactgaggaagagatcagaataaattataatcAGACAGAAGTATAAAGAGTTTCCTGGCGTATGCCTTTTGACATGTCTTTACACTTGttaaaaggagaaaatacatttttaggtCTTTACACCGTGGGAGGGGATTAAGTGAAACATTTATGTATAGACTATAGCACTTAGTTATGATAATGATATTGTTAACTGTAAATTCAATATacttgttcttcatgatgactAAGGAAAAAAGATTTTTCGACCGCAGCCATGTGATTCATCTAGAGGACGAAGGTTAGGATGAACTTGGCACTTGAATGACTCCATGATCAGGACAGAGTTCACATGTTCAGTCTCTGAGAACACAGAAATGTTGAGCGCTGCAGCCTGCAGGGGCTGCTGACAGCACTTTAACTGTCGATCTTGTCACTGATGTTTCCAGCAGAGGCAGATGCAGCTCATGTGTGACATCCTGGTCCATGACAGTAAATCCAGCGCCTGTCTGAACGATGAGCAGAAATCTCTCTTAGCTACGTTTGAACACAAAGCAGGAAACGTGACTCTGCACAGGAGCAGCAAACGGGAAGTGAAAGATGAACATGAAGCTGTTGAAGTGTTTCCTGAAGAGCAACTTCACACCATATCCACTTGTTCTGAGTTTATGTCACTTTATCTATTGATCCTGGTTCTATAGTGCTCATGACAACAGAGGTGACTTTCCTTTTTCCAGAGAAAATCTACtaaatgtgttttctccagAAAGaatctttattttcagtttggtAGGTGAAAACAATAGAATGTCCACAGGGGGGATGTTTGAGTCTGTGTTGAGTTGCTCTTCTGGAGAGGTCAGTAAAATGTAGTTCACCAGTTTGTCCACATGGTTTCACCTTTGTTCGGTTCTTTTTGAGTCCTGTTGGTTTTATACAGTAAAGTGTGGCTTTTCACTTGGGCATTAGAACATGGAGACTGTTGCTCCTGGTGATACACAGTATGTTTCATAGGTTCTTTGCACTGTGGGTTATCTGTGGGATCAGCAGCAGTGATGTTTATTCAGCCTATGAATGATTGTGGTCATTAAACGTCTCTTTCGGTGTCCCTTCAGGTTGTCTGTGATCGACGAGTCGTCTTTCCTGTCTCACTCTGATATCAGCTACGACCGGACTGATGATGACATGGTACCAAGATTAACCTGAACAGATCTACTTGTATTTTCTCTGAAAATTCATTTGCAGACCAGGGAAACCTGCTTTGTATCTGACATGAAGTATAATTAAGAAAAGATAATACAGGAAGGAGTTCTTCATGTTGTATTTccttgaaatgaaacattttgaacaCTCTTCTTGTTTGTCAATGGCACTGCTGATGGTCAATAAAGTGTTCTGTAGTTAATTGTCGCAAACTTTAAAAACCTAGCTGTGTGCAACCTGATGTGattaagtttgtgtttttatgtttcaggatCTGGACACGACAGCGATTAAACCTCTGAGATCTcgaaacagagagaagagggtaACTGACACCCCTCCTGagcacatttgtttatttaggcagaatttaattttaatctGCTGCACTACTATCCTGTGTTCACCCACTCATAAAACATGTGGACTTTATAGACCAGTTTCTATAGGAAGCGTCACAGGTTTAGACCTTAAAGTGTCTAATTGGTATTTTTGTTCCCTCCTTTGTTTTTGATAACTTGTACGGCTGCTCTTTGTAAAGTACTGAATAATCGTAAAGTAATTACTGGTTGTGCAACATAAATAAGCTTCTGCCCTATTGCTCTGATGGTCTGTTGGTTCTCTGCAGCGTTCGTCGATGGGGCCGGCGGTCAGTGTTCCGGTTGTGAAGCGAGGCAGAGGCAGTAACATGtctgctgagctgctggagaGAAAAATTGTGGAGAAGGTGAATACATCCATGAAACTAGTTAGGAACATACAGCTGTGTTCCTCACTGAGGGGCCATGTAGAAAACAGATGTTCCCAAATGTTGATGGGCATAGTAGTGAGAGATTTAAATTTTCTgagaaaacatttgttgttaAAATGCAGGTTTCATGTTTCTAAATCTGTATTTGGACTTAGATAATCAGTAACCATGGGTGTGATTTACACTTTGACCCTCTGTCTTTGTTCCAACCCTTGTAAAGTGGTCAGGGTTGATGGTGCCTCTGACTTCAGTTGATCTTTTTGGCAATGGTGAAAGAAGTTCTCTGTTTTGACTGAAGTTAAAGAAGTCAAACCACAGTGTATATAAATACCTGCAGCGAAGTAAATGTGCAGAACCAGTTATATAATTGTAGTAGTTGGTCTTCATTGTCCATCAGGAAGCTGTAGCTGGGTAGTTTGATCTGTAATAATCACATGTTCATAAATCTGTAGTACCTGCAGCTTTTTCCCTCTGGTGGTGAAATAACggaacattaaaaataattgtCTTTATGTTCTTCGTTacttttctcctctgccttttGATTGCCCAACCATATGACCACTGAGGCACTGATCAGGAAGAACAATGTCACATgcatataatgtaaatattaatgagCCGAGATAGACCCCTGTGGTGCACCACTAACATGATGAATGGACTTGACTCAGATTAAGATCAGATGTCTGTCagtgtaatctgtgtgtgttattacatCAAACATCAGCTGAAGATGAAACGGTAAAGTTCAGTAACAGTATCTAGAACCTCTGCTCACCCAACAGTTCTGGGGACGATTGAACCACAGGCACTAAACTAGGATCTAAAAGTCACTTTGACAATTAGTTTCCACCTTATTGAAAGAATGTTGAAGATCAGGCTGATGAGTTAGTTCGTACTTCCTGTTATGTTGGTGTGATGGATGACTGCTGCCCCCTCAGTCACAGGAGGCCAACACTCAGCTATGACTGTTGTTTTCACGTTAGTAAATTGAACATGTTGTCAGCTATTTTATCAAACAAATGATTTTAACAGGAAGAGtcatcagtaatgaaaataaccagCATGACTCCTGCTCTCAGAAACCTGTAGCTTGAACCTTGAACACAGCTTATCCAGGACCTGGTCTCTGTTGTGAAGTCTAAAGttgagactgtgtgtgactCAGGAAGTTGAGACGATAGTGAAGGCGTCAGTGACGACTCCTGAGACTGGAGGTCAGATCCACATGGTGATGGGAATCACACAGGACACCTCAGAAAACCTGGTCCGGACCCTCACTCAGGAGTGTGCTGTTTCAGTGGGAGGTGGTGAGTTTATTATTTATGGTCCCATCAGTAAATATTGAAATCAAGAGCCTATCAGGTCTGTCTCCTGTAAACTCAGCTgaacattaaaattcatttattgatttatttatctgacagagtgctcatttgtttttcatctgtcaTCCTGGATGAGAGAGGTCACTGAGAGGAGagatcaccacacacacacacacacacacacacaatagaaaAGAGAAGGCTGCTGTTAGTGTGAAGGCGTGGCTGgctgtgatgtgttcactgtTCCTCAGACCAAACCTCTGTGTGGCTTCCCTGTGAAGAGAAGGTGGAACCTGAAGCTCAGGTGGAGCAGAAAACTTCAGTCATagcagctcctccctgcagaTCTCACAAAACTCAGAaacatgtgtttctgtctaAGACGGTACGATCTCACTCAGACATCACACTGAGCTACCATGTCCCATCCCTCAGGGTCTTTTATCTGCCTCCCTCCAGGTGATCCGGCCCGAGATGTGTTTGCCGTGCGGGAAGAGGATCCGCTTCGGGAAGATGGCAGTGAAGTGCAGAAACTGTCGTGTGGTCGCTCATCCAGAGTGCAAACAGAAATTCACAGACGGCTGCTCGGCCTCCACGACAGGAAGTGCAGCTCACACGGTACCTCACTTATACTCTGTTTCTACCACATGGTTAAACGCCATTTAGACAGGATCAACATTACAGGGAGGAAGGGGTGTCCCTTCAGAATAaagctacagagaaaaacagaggctACAGAACTTCATTCAGACAGGATGAACTTTACTTTGAATGATTCAGAATAGTTCTGAAATTCCTGTCCGGTTCTCTAGTCTGTCAACATGTTTATTCATTCTCTAGTCTGTTAACATATGGCTTCCTTTTAGTCagataagattttaaaatactCCTGTTGGTTAAAAAAGACCTGAACGGTTCTGACCCATCCAGACAAGGTCTTCTTACTGTCCTCGGAGTTTGAGGTGATCTGTGAATTTTTATTCTCCTGTCTTAGTCTGTCTCaacttattttctattttattgaATCCCTtgttaaagaaacaaacaggaagtcattGTTTCTGGTTTAGATATCCAGTCTGGACCACACATGTGACAGAGACTGGACTCCGTATGTTTCTGTCGGTTCCTCTTCAGGACTCGTTGGAGGGTTTCACTCCAGTGACTCATCCCAGGGTTCCTCAGCTGAttacacagtgtgtgtctgagatcGAGAGGAGGGGGCTGGAGGAGGTGAGCTCGTCATCCAGACTCCGATCCTGTGGTTGGCTCAGACCCAGATCTGAAAGTGGTCTTGGTCTGAGCTAAAGAGGCTCGTGTAGCCAGGAGCACTTTGCATGCTGGGATGTGGAGGTGTTAACAGCCGCTGTTACCTGGACTGGTTTCTTCAGGACGTTTATGTTCTGTCTCCACCTCACACACGCCAACCAATTGGAGCAGAGAATGTTCATGTTTAGTTCACCTGGTCGCtggatgttttctgtgtgaagaGAAACTGAACCACAAGGAAAAGGAGCTGACCCACCTCTATAttacctgcctgtctgtctacctacctgtccgtctgtccgCAGAGAGGACTGTACAGAGTCCCTGGAGGAGAGCGTCTGGTGAGGGAGCTCAGAGATCGGTTCATTCAAGGGAAAACTCCGCTCGTGCTCAGTCGAGTCCAGGATGTCCACGTGCTGTGTGG comes from the Seriola aureovittata isolate HTS-2021-v1 ecotype China chromosome 21, ASM2101889v1, whole genome shotgun sequence genome and includes:
- the si:ch1073-416j23.1 gene encoding rac GTPase-activating protein 1, with protein sequence MMCSLDSDSVEMGESRIIVEELLALCLQRINMEDNTLNTELELVEVVRNFEAMRKRWMHAELELKKYKELLVKSDVAKAALEVKLKHARNQLDVEMKKRYKVEADYQYLQRQMQLMCDILVHDSKSSACLNDEQKSLLATFEHKAGNVTLHRSSKRLSVIDESSFLSHSDISYDRTDDDMDLDTTAIKPLRSRNREKRRSSMGPAVSVPVVKRGRGSNMSAELLERKIVEKEVETIVKASVTTPETGGQIHMVMGITQDTSENLVRTLTQECAVSVGGDQTSVWLPCEEKVEPEAQVEQKTSVIAAPPCRSHKTQKHVFLSKTVIRPEMCLPCGKRIRFGKMAVKCRNCRVVAHPECKQKFTDGCSASTTGSAAHTDSLEGFTPVTHPRVPQLITQCVSEIERRGLEERGLYRVPGGERLVRELRDRFIQGKTPLVLSRVQDVHVLCGLLKDFLRRLKEPLITFRLHRTFMEASELTDEDNSSAIIYQAIAELPKANRDTLAFLMLHLHKVMKSPQCQMDQNNLARVFGPTIVGHGMSEPSPTTIMRDTNTQPKVICRLLSLSEDYWRRVLAVQTDQVSSLSSTIKTYSQEGQGRLFQPLTSPELNSYYKTPSRGSLRGRIRNLGNAFTNTGQVEPGRRFFTSPS